CGTGACGAAGCTGCCCCCGCACGTCTGGCAGGCGTTCGTCGCGATCGAGGACCGGCGCTTTTACCATCATTGGGCGATCGATCCCCACGGCATCGCGCGCGCGGCGTGGCATAACCTGCGCGCCGGCCATGTCCGCGAGGGCGGATCGACGATCACCCAGCAGCTTTCGAAGCTGGTCTTCCTCAATTCGGATCGCACGGCGGGGCGCAAGATCCGCGAGGTGATGGTCGCCTTCTGGCTGGAGGCGTGGCTGAGCAAGGACCAGATCCTCTCCCGCTACCTCTCCAACGTCTATTTCGGCGACAACGTGTACGGGCTGCGCGCGGCGGCGCATCATTATTTCGGCAAGCAGCCGGAGGATCTTTCCGTCTCCGAATCGGCGATGCTCGCCGGGCTGATGAAGGCGCCGTCGAAGCTCGCGCCCTCGACCAACCTCGCCGGCGCGCAGGCGCGCGAGATGCTGGTGGTCGCCGCGATGAAGGATGCGGGCTTCATCGATGCCGCGACGGCGGCGAAGGCGCATCCCGCCCGCCTCCACCTCCGCCCGGTCCCGGCGGAGATCGGCGGCTCCTATTTCGCCGACTGGGTGCTGCCCGCCGCGCGCGACCAGGCGGGCGGCGGATACGAGCAGCAGAGCGTGCAGACCACGCTCGACAGCCGCCTCCAGCGCGCCGCCGAGGCCGCCGCCGCGCAGGTCGGCTCACGGGGCCAAGTCGCCATTGTCGCGATGAAGCCAGACGGGCGCGTCGTCGCGATGGTCGGCGGATCGAAGTACGAGGATTCAGGCTTCAACCGAGCGACGCAGGCGCGGCGCCAGCCCGGCTCCACCTTCAAGCTGTTCGTCTATCTGGCGGCGCTGCGGGCGGGGATGACGCCGGACAGCAAGGTGGAGGACAAGCCGATCACCATCAACGGCTGGTCCCCGTCCAACGCCGATCATCGCTATCAGGGGATGATCACGCTCAGGCAGGCGTTCGCGCGATCGAGCAACGTCGCGGCCGTGCGCCTCGCCCAGAAGGTCGGGCCGGACGCGGTGGTGAAGGCGGCGCGCGACCTCGGCATCACCTCCCCGCTCAACGCCGATCCCAGCCTCGCGCTCGGCACGTCGGGGATCACCCTGCTGGAGCTGACCCGCGCCTACGCGGCGGTGGCCGGCAATGCGTACCCTGTGACGCCCCACGGCCTGCCCGATCCGCCGCCCGGCTGGATCGACCGTTTCTGGGACCATAAGAGCCACTTCCCGTCCGACCAGCATGACGAACTGCTCGACCTGCTCTCGGCGACCGTGAAGCAGGGCACCGCCAAGGCGGCGGCGCTCAACACGCAGGTGTTCGGCAAGACCGGCACCACGCAGGACAATCGCGACGCCATCTTCGTGGGCTTCGCCGACGGGCTGGTGACGGCGGTGTGGGTGGGCCGCGACGACAACAAGCCGATCCCCGGCCTCGCGGGCGGCGGCCTGCCGGCGCGCATCTGGCGCAGCTTCATGGCGCAGGCGACCGGCGCGCGGCCGCTCGGACAGAAGCTGCCGGTGGTGGTCGACCCCGACGCGGTGAGCGCCAGCGGCAACTTCACGCTGGGCAACATGGATTTCGGGCTGGACCTCGACGAAGGCGGCCTCCACCTGCGCGCGAAACCGCACGAGGGCGAGGCACCGCCAGCCGAGCCGGAGGATGGCGGCGATGCGGAGGGGAACGAGTAGCGCGCTGGAGAGACGTCATCGCGGGGCGCATGGCGCCGTGGCGATCCACTGCACGGGTAGATTGCTTCGCTACGCTCGCAATGACGGGAAGTGGTGGAAAGCGGACATTCGCGGAACAGCATGATCGAGGTCCGCTAGGGTCAGAAGCGGACTGGTGCCGAACGGATCAGGCAGGAAAATGAATTCCGCACAGTTTGTTACCGTCGGGATCACGAAAATAGGCCAGTTCGATGGTGCCCATGGAGGCAGTTTCGCGCGGTCCGGGCGGAGCTTCGATCGAGGTCCCGCCAGCGGCAACCGCGGTGTCATGAAGCTGCTTCACCTGCTCGGGCGAGTCGCAGGAAAAGGCTACGGTGCTGCCGTTGGCGACGCTTGCTGGTTCGTCGTTGATCGGCTGGCTGACGATGAAGTTGGTCCCGTTGCCGTTATTGTAGATCAGACGTGTATGGCCGCTGTCGGCAATGTTCCTCGTCCCTTCCCCTGCACCCAAGGTGCCGAGCACCGTGTCGTAGAAGCGCTTGGACCGTTCAATGTCGTTTGATCCGACCATGGTGTGAAAAAGCACGCATACTCTCCTGAAGGCTGATCGACTTCCGATCGCCATTAGCGGTCTCACCTAACATGCACATCATCCGCGGTCACTCCCGAGCCCTCCGAATGTCCGCTACTGGGGCGATAGCAGCCGTCGCAAAATCGTAGGCGCACCTGTGGCGTAGAATCAGGACAGGGGGAAGGTCACGGCCGGCGCGTCCTTTGCCAATGGCACCCGGTTGCTGGACGGCTTGGGGTAAGCAAGTGCGGATCGTAACCGGAGCCGCGTCCAGACTTTGAGTTCGGGACCAGAAGCCCCTGCCCACGGTTGGCCTGGCAGGGTGTCACGACAGTCCCGGGGTTACAGTTTTTTCAGCGAAGCTTCGGCTTTTAACCGGATGACTCCGCGCCGGCCGTCCGAGCCTCGGCGCTGACGCGTCGCGGCCCGGTTCCGTCCTTCGCTCCCGTGCGCTTAGGGTTTGAAGAACGCGGCGATGTATAACCTAAATGGTTCAATGTGTCAAGGCCACCCTCTCCATATCGTCACCCCGGACTTGATCCGGCGTCCCGCTGCCTTTCGCAGCGCGGGAGGAAGAAAGCGGAACCCTAGGTCAAGCCAGTGACGACGGCGAGCGAACGAGGTAGAAATATACACCGTTCAGAATTATATTGATCGACGTTCAATTTCTCGCTATCGAGTTGCTCCGTCAGGGGTGTTCGGCATCGGCGTGGTGCCCTAACCTTTGGGCGAGAGGGGTCCCGCGTCCATGTCAGCACCGCAACTGAGCCTGCTCGCCAAGCGTCGCTTCTGGCCATTGTTCGTCACCCAGTTCCTGGGGGCCTTCAACGACAATCTCTATCGATCGGCGATGCTGTTCCTCGTCTCGTTCAGCCTCTATCGGGGCGATGCGGACAAGGCGGCTCTGGTCGCGGTGATCGCGGGCGGGGTGTTCATCCTGCCTTACTTCCTCTTCTCGTCGGTTGCGGGGCAGCTGGCCGACCGCCTCGACAAGGCGCGCGTCGCGCAGGGCGTGAAGATCGCCGAGATCGCGATCATGGGCGTCGGCCTGATCGCCATCGACAGCGGATCGATGCCGCTGCTGATGGGCGTGCTGTTCGCGATGGGCGTACATTCCACCGTGTTCGGGCCGGTCAAATATTCGATGCTGCCCCAGCATCTCAGCGAACATGAACTGATGGGCGGCACCGGGCTGATCGAGGCCGGCACCTTCCTCGCCATCCTCGCGGGCCAGCTGGCGGGCGGGCTGCTGCCGACGGCGGACGCGACCCATGCGATGATCGGCGTGGCGGTGATCGGCCTCCTCACCAGCCTGCTGATCCCGACCGCCCCACCCGCCGCCGATCGGCCGAAGGTGGAGGTCAACCTGATCGCCTCGACCGCGCGGATCGTTGCGCACTCGCGGAGGAACAAGAACCTGTTCCTCGCCATCCTGGGGATCACCTGGTTCTTCTCGCTCGGCGCGGTGCTGACCCAGCAGTTCGTGCCGCTGGTCGGCCACCTCAACGCCACCCAGACGGTCGGCGCGCTGTTCCTCGGGCTGTTCTCGGTGGGCGTTGCGATCGGATCCTTGGTGGTCAGCAAGCTGCTCGGCGGCGAGATTTCGGCACGCTATGTGCCGGTCTCGGCGCTGGTGCTGGCGCTCGCCGTGATCCATCTCGGCATCACCGTATCGGGGCTGGAGCCTTACGCCACCACCGTCGGCGTGAAGGGCTTCCTGCAGGCGCCGGAAAGCTGGTGGCTGGTGATCGACCTGCTGGCGATCGCGATCGCGGGCGGCGTCTATATCGTGCCGCTCTACGCGCTGCTGCAGACGCTGGGCGATCCCGCCAACCGGTCGCGCGACGTCGCCGCCAACAATATCGTCAACGCGGCGGGCATGGTGCTGATCTCCGCTGTCGTCGCCTTCATCCTGTGGACCGGCGCGGGCAGCCCGACTTTGTTCATCGTGCTGGGCATCTTCGGCCTGTTCGTGGCGCTCTACTGCTGCGCGCTGCTGCCCGAGACGGTGTTCAAGGCGACGGTGCGCGCGGCGCTGCGCCTCTTCTACCGCGTCGACCTGATCGGGGCGGAGAACATGCCGCTGCCGGGCGAGCGCGCGGTGGTGGTGGTCAACCACGTCTCCTTCCTCGACGGGCTGCTGCTCGCCGCCTTCCTGCCCGGCAAGCCGACCTTCGCGGTGCATACCCGCGTCGCGCAGGCGTGGTGGATCAAGCCGTTCCTGCGCATGTTCGACGCCTTCCCGGTCGATCCGACCAACCCGATGGCCGCCAAGGCGATGGTGAAGGCAGTGAAGGAAGGCCGCACCCTGGTCATCTTCCCCGAAGGCCGGATCACTGTGACGGGCGCGCTGATGAAGATTTTCGACGGTCCCGGCATGGTCGCCGACAAGTCCGACGCGCCGATCGTGCCGGTCAGGATCGACGGGGCGCAATACAGCCCCTTTTCGCGCCTGAAGGGCAAGGTCAGGACCCGCGCCTTCCCCAAGATCACGCTGACCGTGCTGCCGCCGCGCCGCTTCCGGGTGGAGGGCGAGATGTCGGCGCGCGAGCGGCGCGCCATCGCCGGGCGGCGGCTCTATGACGAGATGTCGGCGATGATCTTCGCGACGTCCAACGCCAGCCGCACACTGTTCGAGGCGCTGCTGGATGCCGCCGCGCTCCACGGCATGAAGGCGCCGGTCGCCGAGGACATCAAGCGCGAGCCTTTGACCTACAGCCGCCTCATCACCGGCACGCAGGCGCTCGGTCGCGCGCTGTCGGACGGCACAAGCCAAGGCGAGGCGGTCGGCGTGCTGCTGCCCAACGTCAACACGGTGGTCGCGACCTTCTTCGCGCTGCAGGCGACCGGCCGCGTACCGGCGATGCTCAACTATACGGCGGGCCTCAACAACCTGCAGGCGGCGTGCACGGCGGCCGATGTGAAGACCATCGTCACCGCCCGCGCCTTCGTCGAGCAGGCGAAGCTCGGCGCGATCGTCGAGGCGCTGGGCGCAACGAAACGGATCGTCTGGCTGGAGGATGTCGCCGCGACGATCGGCACCGGCGCCAAGCTGCGCGCGCTGGTGGCGGGCAAGTTCGCCCGCTCGATCCACAAGCGGCTCAAGATCGATCCGAACACGCCTGCCGTGATCCTCTTCACCTCGGGATCGGAGGGGCTGCCCAAAGGCGTGGCGCTCTCCCACCGCAACCTGTTGTCGAACTGTTCGCAATTGGCTGCGCGCGTTGATTTCAACCCGACCGACATCGTGCTGAACGCTCTGCCCATCTTCCACAGCTTCGGGCTGACCGGGGGCACGCTGCTGCCGATCCTCAACGGCATCAAGACGGTGCTCTATCCCAGCCCGCTCCACTACCGCATCGTGCCGGCGCTGGCCTACGACGCGAACGCGACGATCCTGTTCGGCACCGACACCTTCCTCGCCGGCTATGCGCGGATGGCTAACGCCTACGATTTCTACTCGCTGCGCTACATCTTCGCGGGCGCCGAGAAGGTGCGCGATACCACCCGCGCCACCTATGCCGAGCGTTTCGGTCTGCGCATCATGGAAGGCTATGGCGCCACCGAGGCCGGGCCGGTGATCGCGGTCAACACGCCGATGCACTTCCGCGCCGGCACCGTCGGCCGCCTGCTCCCTGCGATCGAGGCGAACCTGGAAGCCATTCCCGGCATCGACGACGAGAGCGGCTCGGTCGGTCGCCTCGCGATCCGGGGGCCGAACATCATGGCGGGCTATTACAAGGCCGACGCGCCCGGCCTGCTCCAGCCCCCGCATGACGGCTGGCACGACAGCGGCGACATCGTGAAGATCGACGCCGAGGGCTTCGTTTCGATCCGGGGCCGCGCCAAGCGCTTCGCCAAGATCGGCGGCGAGATGATCTCGCTGCCGGCGGTGGAGGGCTATGCCGGGCAGCTCTGGCCGGGCCTCGACCATGCCGTCGTGACTCGCCCCGATCCGCGCAAAGGCGAGCAACTGGTGCTGTTCACGACCAAGCCCGGCGCCACCGCATCCGAGCTGCTCGGCTGGGCGAAGGCCAACGGCGTTGCGGAAATTTCCGTGCCCAAGGATGTCCGCGTGGTGGACGCGCTGCCCGTGCTCGGCACTGGCAAGCTCGATTATCCGCGACTTTCGGAGATGGCGGCGGGCGGCTGATGAATTGCACGGATGCACAACAATATTTGTGCGTCCGCAGTATAGAGCGCCATCCTCAAGTCCAACGCGATCCTTGATTTGATCTATTGCCAATTTTTACGGTGGTGGCATGATACAACATCCCATGGAAGGGAGTTGTCATGGCCTATATCGATCAGGACAGAAGTCGCGAGAAGACGATCTCGGGGGCGGTTTCGCTCGTGGTGATCGGCGTGGTGGGCTACGGGCTGGCCTCCGGGCTGGCGATGAAGATCGTGCGCGCACCGACGTGGATCATCCCCGACAGGGAGTGGAAGCTCCCGCCGCCACCGCCCGAACCGAAACCGCAGCCCAAGACGACGACGCAGCCGAAGTCGACCGCCGATCCGCTGCCCATTCCGATTCCGCTGCCGCCGATCCCCATGCCGAAGGCGGATCCGCTGCCCCTCCCGCCGATCCCGCTGCCCACGGGCGGCGGCGGCGGAATGGGCGATCCTTTGCCCCAACCCCAGCCGCAACCGGTCGATCACACCACGAGAGCGATGCCGCGCGGCGATTCCAGCCGCTGGGTGACGACCGACGACTATCCGCCCTCGGCGGTCCGCGCGGGGATCGAAGGGCGGACCAGCTTCCGCCTCGATATCGGCGTGGACGGCAAGCCCACCGGCTGCTCGGTGCTGGCGAGCAGCGGATCGGACGATCTCGATCGCACCGCGTGCAGCCGGCTGATGAGCCGCGCCCGCTTCAAGCCCGCGCAGGATGGAGCGGGCAACCCGGTCGCCTCCACCTATTCGGGCGGCGTGACCTGGAAGCTGCCGGCGGAATGACGATGCGACCCCGCCGGAGCACATCCGGCGGGGACTCGCCCCACCGCACCACGGACTCGCCTTGTCCCCACGCGGCTTGACGCGAATTCCCGGCGCCTGACAGCGCGTATCCCGCAGGGGTGCGCGTTAGTAAGGATCAAGGGATGACGAGACTCCGCACCGCAATACTGGCCGCCTCACTCAGCATCGGCGCGGCCTCGGCGGCCCAAGCCGGTATCGGCGCGGAGGGCATGGGCGCCCGCGCGGACGGCCATTGGGGCGGCGAGCTCGGCGCCGGCTACAGCTGGGGCCTCGCGGGCTTCTCGATCACGCCGGGCGTGGGCGTGCTGGTCGCCGACGACCACACCCGCCCCTATGGCCGTGTCGAGGCGGCGTACAAGATTCCCGCCTTCGCCAAGATCGGCGCGGGCGTGCGCATCTCGGGCGATCACACCCGCCCCTACGGCACGGTGGCGATGCCGCTGCTGCCGATGGTCAACCTGAAGGGCAATGCCGGACCCAAATATTACGCGATCGGCCTGACGGTGGGCTATTGAGCCAGCCACCAACACTCCGTTCGTCCTGAGCCTGTCGAAGGACGTGCAGCAAGCGCTACGCTTCCGGCACGCACTTCGACGGGCTCAGTGCGAACGGTGGATCAGGGGACACCCAGGTTCGAAACCGCCTCGGCCGTCTTGCTTCGAGACCACCACCGCCACCCGCCGCCGGACTTGAGCACCGCGCGGCGGAACATGGCGGCGGCGACGCGCAGCGCCAGCACCAGCCAGAGGATCTGCCACGCCAGCGCCAGCAGATGCGGCCAGAGCGCCGGCAGCTCGGCGGCGCGCGCGATCATCGCCAGTGGCGAGCTCCACGGGAAGATCGCCGCAGCGATCGACACCCAGCGATCGGGATGCGCCACGCCCGCCGAGGCGAAGCCGTAGAGGACGAGCTGGAGCATCGTCACCGGCAGCGCCATCACCTGCACCTCGCGCGGGCTTCCCGCCTGGCTGCCGATGCCGAGGAACACCGCGCCGAGCAGCAGGTAATTGCCGACGAAATAGGCGATCAGCAGCGCCACAAAGGCCGGCCAGCCGACCGCCGGCACCGGCAGGCCCATCACTATAGCGGGCTTGAAGGCGAGGACGCCGCCCGCGATCACCACGCTCCACGCGCCCACGAAGGTCAACGCGATCGCCAGCATCGAGCAGAGCTTGCCGAGGAAGATCGCGTCCACCGGCACGGCGGCGGCCAGCACCTCGATCACCTTGTTCGATTTCTCCTCGATGAAGGTGGAAAGCGACATGCCCGCCAGCATCACAAGGATGATGAACAGGCCGGTCTGCGCCGCCTTGGCGATGCCGGTGCCATCCTGCTTCCGGTCGCCCGGCGGTGAGGGCGCGCGGGCCGTACCGAGATCGACCGGCGGCGGCGCCCGTTCGCCGAGCGCGGCGTCCGCGCGGGCGGTATCGACGATCAGGCCGACATCGTCCGACAGCGACGCCGGCGCGTGCGCCGCCAGCGTGAAATGCGGATCGCCCGTCACGCCAACCAGCAGCGCGTCATACCGCCGTTCGCCTTCGAGCAGCCATGTCGCCGGCTTTTGGCCCGGCGGCAGGAAGGAGAGCCTGGGCAGCGCATCGGGGCCGAGGCGCCTGACCAACCGGTCGCGCGCGGCCGTCAGATGTTGCGCGTCCCCTGCGTTCGCGACCACCGCGACGACCGGAGCGGACGGACCGGGGCCACTGTCGGTCCCCAGCGATGCGAACACGCCGCCGAAGATCACCGGGAAGACCGGGGTGAGCAGGAAGAGCAAAAAGATTCGCGAGAAAACGGTCGACACATAGTCGCGCCGCGCGATCACCCAGGCGGAGGCGAAGAGCTGCCTCATGGCGCGACCTCCTCCGTTTCCGGCTGGGGCACCGGTTCGCCGACCAGTTCGACGAAGGCTTCATGCAGACTGGGCCGCTCGATCGACAGCGCCTCGATCCCCGCGCCGCTCGCGATCAGCGCCTCGAGCACAGGTTCGATCCCATCTGCGGGCAGCGCGAAGGTGAAGCGGCGATCGTCGGCCAGCGTGTCGGCGGGCAGCGCCGCGCGCCACGGCCCGTCCGGATGTCGGGTGACGAGCGACACGCGCGACGGCAAGCGGCCGCGCGCCTCGGCCACCGTGCCGTCGAAGCGGATGCGCCCCTTGGCGATCACGCTGATCCGCTCGCACAGCCGCTCGGCATGGGCGATGACGTGGGTGGAGAAAAGCACCGTCGCCCCTTCCGCCACCTGCGCGCGGATCAGCCCCTCCAGCCTTTGCTGGTTGATCGCGTCGAGGCCGGAGAACGGCTCGTCCAGCACCAGCAGCTTGGGCCGGTGGACGATCGTGCCGAGCAGCTGGACGGTCTGCGCCATGCCCTTGGAGAGCTGTCGGATCGTCTTGGTCGCCGCCTCGCCGAGACCCGCCTCCTCCAGCAGCTGCATCGCGCGGCGGCGGCCATCGGCCAGCGACATCCCGCGCAGCGCGCCCAGGAAGGCGATCGCCTCCTTCGCCTGCATCGAAGGGTAGAGGCCGCGCTCCTCGGGCAGATAGCCGATCCTCGGCGCGGCGCGCATCGGCTTGTCCTCGCCCAACACCCGGCGCCAGCCCTCGTCCGGCTCGATGATGCCGAGCAGGGTGCGCAAGGTCGTCGTCTTGCCCGCGCCATTGGGGCCGAGCACACCGTAGATCGCGCCCTCCGGCACCGCGAGGTCGATCCCGTCGACCGCGCGCTGCCCCTCGAACCGCTTGACGAGCTTGCTCGCCTCGACCGCCAGTTTCGTCATGCGTCCCCGGAAATGACAACGATGGCGCAATTTTCTGTCCGCTTGGAACCGCCAGACGAACAGGTTATGCGCCGAACCATCGAGAGCATGATGGTAGGCAAACCCGGATTAAGGAAGCCCTGCCGGACGGACGGAGGATGCGGGTGGCGGCGACATACGACGTGGTGATCGTGGGTGCGGGGCATGGCGGGGCGCAGGCCGCGATCGCGCTTCGGCAGCGCAAGTTCGAAGGCACGATCGCGATGATCGGCGAGGAGCCGGAAATCCCCTACGAGCGCCCGCCGCTCTCCAAGGACTATTTCTCGGGCGAGAAGAGCTTCGACCGCATCCTGATCCGCCCCGCCGCCTTCTGGGAGGAGCGGGGCGTCGCGATGCTCACCGGCAAGCGCGTGGTGAAGGTCGATCCGGACGCCCACACCGTCACCACCGAGGATGGCGAGACGATCGGCTATGGCGAGCTCATCTGGGCGACCGGCGGCCATCCGCGCCGCCTCACCTGCTCGGGCCATGACCTGATCGGCGTCCACGGGGTGCGCACCCGCGCGGACGTCGACAGGATGATGAGCGAGCTAGCCACCACCGAAAAGGTCGCGGTGATCGGCGGCGGCTATATCGGGCTGGAGGCGGCCGCCGTGCTCGCCAAGATGGGTAAGCAGGTGACGGTGCTGGAGGCGCTCGACCGCGTCCTCGCCCGCGTCGCCGGCGAGCCGCTGTCGCGCTTCTACGAGGCCGAGCATCGCGCCCACGGCGTCGACGTGCGGCTGGGCGCGATAGTCGAGTGCATCGAGGAGCGGGACGGCCGCGTCGCCGGCGTGCGGCTCTCCGGCGGAGAGATCATCGAGGCGCAGATGGTGATCGTCGGCATCGGCATCATCCCCGCGGTCGAGCCGCTGATGGCGGCCGGCGCGCG
The nucleotide sequence above comes from Sphingomonas oryzagri. Encoded proteins:
- a CDS encoding ABC transporter permease codes for the protein MRQLFASAWVIARRDYVSTVFSRIFLLFLLTPVFPVIFGGVFASLGTDSGPGPSAPVVAVVANAGDAQHLTAARDRLVRRLGPDALPRLSFLPPGQKPATWLLEGERRYDALLVGVTGDPHFTLAAHAPASLSDDVGLIVDTARADAALGERAPPPVDLGTARAPSPPGDRKQDGTGIAKAAQTGLFIILVMLAGMSLSTFIEEKSNKVIEVLAAAVPVDAIFLGKLCSMLAIALTFVGAWSVVIAGGVLAFKPAIVMGLPVPAVGWPAFVALLIAYFVGNYLLLGAVFLGIGSQAGSPREVQVMALPVTMLQLVLYGFASAGVAHPDRWVSIAAAIFPWSSPLAMIARAAELPALWPHLLALAWQILWLVLALRVAAAMFRRAVLKSGGGWRWWSRSKTAEAVSNLGVP
- a CDS encoding energy transducer TonB, with amino-acid sequence MAYIDQDRSREKTISGAVSLVVIGVVGYGLASGLAMKIVRAPTWIIPDREWKLPPPPPEPKPQPKTTTQPKSTADPLPIPIPLPPIPMPKADPLPLPPIPLPTGGGGGMGDPLPQPQPQPVDHTTRAMPRGDSSRWVTTDDYPPSAVRAGIEGRTSFRLDIGVDGKPTGCSVLASSGSDDLDRTACSRLMSRARFKPAQDGAGNPVASTYSGGVTWKLPAE
- a CDS encoding acyl-[ACP]--phospholipid O-acyltransferase, with protein sequence MSAPQLSLLAKRRFWPLFVTQFLGAFNDNLYRSAMLFLVSFSLYRGDADKAALVAVIAGGVFILPYFLFSSVAGQLADRLDKARVAQGVKIAEIAIMGVGLIAIDSGSMPLLMGVLFAMGVHSTVFGPVKYSMLPQHLSEHELMGGTGLIEAGTFLAILAGQLAGGLLPTADATHAMIGVAVIGLLTSLLIPTAPPAADRPKVEVNLIASTARIVAHSRRNKNLFLAILGITWFFSLGAVLTQQFVPLVGHLNATQTVGALFLGLFSVGVAIGSLVVSKLLGGEISARYVPVSALVLALAVIHLGITVSGLEPYATTVGVKGFLQAPESWWLVIDLLAIAIAGGVYIVPLYALLQTLGDPANRSRDVAANNIVNAAGMVLISAVVAFILWTGAGSPTLFIVLGIFGLFVALYCCALLPETVFKATVRAALRLFYRVDLIGAENMPLPGERAVVVVNHVSFLDGLLLAAFLPGKPTFAVHTRVAQAWWIKPFLRMFDAFPVDPTNPMAAKAMVKAVKEGRTLVIFPEGRITVTGALMKIFDGPGMVADKSDAPIVPVRIDGAQYSPFSRLKGKVRTRAFPKITLTVLPPRRFRVEGEMSARERRAIAGRRLYDEMSAMIFATSNASRTLFEALLDAAALHGMKAPVAEDIKREPLTYSRLITGTQALGRALSDGTSQGEAVGVLLPNVNTVVATFFALQATGRVPAMLNYTAGLNNLQAACTAADVKTIVTARAFVEQAKLGAIVEALGATKRIVWLEDVAATIGTGAKLRALVAGKFARSIHKRLKIDPNTPAVILFTSGSEGLPKGVALSHRNLLSNCSQLAARVDFNPTDIVLNALPIFHSFGLTGGTLLPILNGIKTVLYPSPLHYRIVPALAYDANATILFGTDTFLAGYARMANAYDFYSLRYIFAGAEKVRDTTRATYAERFGLRIMEGYGATEAGPVIAVNTPMHFRAGTVGRLLPAIEANLEAIPGIDDESGSVGRLAIRGPNIMAGYYKADAPGLLQPPHDGWHDSGDIVKIDAEGFVSIRGRAKRFAKIGGEMISLPAVEGYAGQLWPGLDHAVVTRPDPRKGEQLVLFTTKPGATASELLGWAKANGVAEISVPKDVRVVDALPVLGTGKLDYPRLSEMAAGG
- a CDS encoding ABC transporter ATP-binding protein, yielding MTKLAVEASKLVKRFEGQRAVDGIDLAVPEGAIYGVLGPNGAGKTTTLRTLLGIIEPDEGWRRVLGEDKPMRAAPRIGYLPEERGLYPSMQAKEAIAFLGALRGMSLADGRRRAMQLLEEAGLGEAATKTIRQLSKGMAQTVQLLGTIVHRPKLLVLDEPFSGLDAINQQRLEGLIRAQVAEGATVLFSTHVIAHAERLCERISVIAKGRIRFDGTVAEARGRLPSRVSLVTRHPDGPWRAALPADTLADDRRFTFALPADGIEPVLEALIASGAGIEALSIERPSLHEAFVELVGEPVPQPETEEVAP
- a CDS encoding VOC family protein; amino-acid sequence: MLFHTMVGSNDIERSKRFYDTVLGTLGAGEGTRNIADSGHTRLIYNNGNGTNFIVSQPINDEPASVANGSTVAFSCDSPEQVKQLHDTAVAAGGTSIEAPPGPRETASMGTIELAYFRDPDGNKLCGIHFPA
- a CDS encoding NAD(P)/FAD-dependent oxidoreductase; this encodes MRVAATYDVVIVGAGHGGAQAAIALRQRKFEGTIAMIGEEPEIPYERPPLSKDYFSGEKSFDRILIRPAAFWEERGVAMLTGKRVVKVDPDAHTVTTEDGETIGYGELIWATGGHPRRLTCSGHDLIGVHGVRTRADVDRMMSELATTEKVAVIGGGYIGLEAAAVLAKMGKQVTVLEALDRVLARVAGEPLSRFYEAEHRAHGVDVRLGAIVECIEERDGRVAGVRLSGGEIIEAQMVIVGIGIIPAVEPLMAAGARGGNGVAVDEHGRTSLPHIFAIGDCAMHANAYAEGLPIRLESVQNANDLATTVARAITGDEEPYNSVPWFWSNQYDLRLQTVGLSSGHDSTVTRGDIASRSFSIVYLKQGHVVALDCVNAVKDYVQGKALVTGRVAADPTKLADPEIPLKSLA
- a CDS encoding transglycosylase domain-containing protein → MHDPQFESGNTPSVEPFAPVAPSMGGDPFGQPTAPMKPRRRRFWWLRWAISGVLLLFMAAVAWLAVTAPLSKSLQPIAPPSIALTDSNGRMFARRGAVTDRPVDVTKLPPHVWQAFVAIEDRRFYHHWAIDPHGIARAAWHNLRAGHVREGGSTITQQLSKLVFLNSDRTAGRKIREVMVAFWLEAWLSKDQILSRYLSNVYFGDNVYGLRAAAHHYFGKQPEDLSVSESAMLAGLMKAPSKLAPSTNLAGAQAREMLVVAAMKDAGFIDAATAAKAHPARLHLRPVPAEIGGSYFADWVLPAARDQAGGGYEQQSVQTTLDSRLQRAAEAAAAQVGSRGQVAIVAMKPDGRVVAMVGGSKYEDSGFNRATQARRQPGSTFKLFVYLAALRAGMTPDSKVEDKPITINGWSPSNADHRYQGMITLRQAFARSSNVAAVRLAQKVGPDAVVKAARDLGITSPLNADPSLALGTSGITLLELTRAYAAVAGNAYPVTPHGLPDPPPGWIDRFWDHKSHFPSDQHDELLDLLSATVKQGTAKAAALNTQVFGKTGTTQDNRDAIFVGFADGLVTAVWVGRDDNKPIPGLAGGGLPARIWRSFMAQATGARPLGQKLPVVVDPDAVSASGNFTLGNMDFGLDLDEGGLHLRAKPHEGEAPPAEPEDGGDAEGNE